A genomic stretch from Algoriphagus halophilus includes:
- a CDS encoding VOC family protein has product MALINPYINFNGNCEEAFHFYQSVFGGEFAMIMRFKDMPGPEPVSEKEADKIMHIALPIGGNILMGNDVPESMGPVNEEEHRSKISISAASKEEADHLFNGLSAGGTVEVPIADSPWGSYFGMFRDKYGIEWMVDYDPKFQGKA; this is encoded by the coding sequence ATGGCACTGATTAATCCCTATATTAACTTTAATGGAAACTGCGAAGAAGCATTTCATTTTTACCAATCGGTCTTTGGTGGCGAATTCGCCATGATTATGCGATTTAAAGATATGCCAGGCCCTGAGCCTGTTTCAGAAAAGGAAGCCGATAAAATCATGCACATTGCCCTGCCCATCGGTGGAAATATCCTGATGGGAAATGATGTTCCCGAATCTATGGGTCCCGTAAATGAAGAAGAACACCGATCCAAAATCTCCATCAGTGCCGCAAGCAAAGAGGAAGCGGATCATTTATTTAATGGTTTATCTGCTGGAGGAACCGTCGAAGTTCCTATAGCCGACAGCCCCTGGGGCTCTTACTTTGGCATGTTTCGGGATAAATATGGAATTGAATGGATGGTGGATTATGATCCTAAATTCCAAGGAAAGGCTTAA
- a CDS encoding Fic family protein codes for MNSFDKAKPFNNLPLLPPTADLETKEILTKTIKASRALAQLNGAIRNLPNPSLFLDTLHLQEAKASSEIENIVTTNDDLYQAVVADKKFDNPATKEVISYKEAIWLGFKRLEEKPFITTNLCIEIVQCIKQNTAGIRTTPGTTLSNSKGDIIYTPPSGEEVIREKMANLEAFINENHTLDPLIKMAISHYQFEAIHPFSDGNGRTGRILLLLQLKLEQLLDIPALFLSEYIIENKDKYYKGLKAITEKNNWSNFILYMLDMVEKTAIKGLNRLESIIQLMEITGLEIKEKLPKVYSKDLVEVIFKLPYTKRQNLIDMDLGTPKTVGNYLMALEEEGFLTSIRVGKEKLYLNKKLMNILEN; via the coding sequence ATGAACAGCTTCGATAAAGCCAAACCATTTAACAATCTGCCTCTACTCCCACCAACAGCAGATCTAGAAACTAAAGAAATTCTTACAAAAACAATCAAAGCCAGTAGGGCTTTAGCTCAATTAAATGGCGCAATAAGAAACCTACCTAATCCTAGTTTATTTCTAGACACTCTTCATTTGCAGGAAGCAAAAGCTAGTTCTGAAATTGAGAATATCGTAACAACAAATGACGACTTGTATCAAGCCGTTGTGGCAGATAAAAAATTCGACAACCCAGCTACAAAGGAAGTAATTAGTTACAAAGAAGCTATTTGGTTAGGTTTTAAAAGACTTGAGGAAAAACCTTTTATCACAACAAACCTTTGTATCGAAATTGTTCAATGTATCAAACAAAATACAGCTGGAATAAGAACAACTCCTGGAACGACTCTCTCTAATTCAAAAGGCGATATTATCTACACACCACCATCAGGTGAAGAGGTAATTCGAGAAAAAATGGCAAATCTTGAAGCTTTCATCAATGAAAATCATACGTTAGACCCACTAATTAAAATGGCCATTTCACATTACCAATTTGAAGCCATACACCCTTTTTCGGACGGTAATGGAAGAACAGGTCGTATTCTTCTTTTACTTCAGCTAAAACTAGAGCAACTACTTGACATCCCTGCCCTTTTCTTAAGTGAGTACATCATAGAGAATAAAGACAAATACTACAAAGGTTTAAAGGCGATAACCGAGAAAAATAATTGGTCGAATTTTATTCTATACATGCTGGATATGGTAGAAAAAACTGCTATAAAAGGGTTAAATAGATTAGAATCCATAATTCAACTTATGGAAATAACAGGACTAGAAATAAAAGAAAAGCTTCCTAAAGTTTACTCCAAAGATTTAGTTGAAGTCATTTTCAAACTGCCTTATACTAAAAGACAAAACCTAATTGATATGGACCTAGGAACACCAAAAACAGTCGGAAACTATCTAATGGCCTTAGAAGAAGAAGGATTTCTAACATCCATAAGAGTCGGTAAAGAAAAATTATATCTGAATAAGAAATTAATGAACATACTTGAAAATTAA